A single window of Anomaloglossus baeobatrachus isolate aAnoBae1 chromosome 5, aAnoBae1.hap1, whole genome shotgun sequence DNA harbors:
- the TACO1 gene encoding translational activator of cytochrome c oxidase 1 — translation MSLALGRFCVSYRSSLWRSLSGCQEALDRLHCPGREARLHASAVASAGHNKWSKVKHIKGPKDAARSRLFARLSAMIKVAVREGGPNPDFNPQLYQLVEQGRQRNMPKASIEAAVKGADKSKPTSFALYQARGPGGCSLIIELLTDNTSRSFADLKLLLNKNGGTHTDALHCFNKKGVVTVQTQNRDGKPVQMEQALDLAIQAGAEDVEEMQDEEEEKDVYKYICDSSALRDVRNQLIALGLVPISSGPEYLPNITVQLSDTDKERVFKLLELIKDQPDVMRVYDNIE, via the exons ATGTCTCTAGCATTGGGCAGGTTCTGCGTCTCGTACCGGAGCAGTCTCTGGAGGTCACTGTCTGGATGTCAGGAAGCGTTGGATAGATTGCATTGTCCTGGTCGCGAGGCGAGACTTCACGCATCTGCAGTAGCCTCGGCTGGACATAATAAATGGTCCAAAGTGAAGCATATAAAGGGTCCAAAGGATGCAGCCAGGTCACGCCTGTTCGCCAGGCTCTCAGCGATGATCAAAGTGGCAGTGAGAG AAGGGGGACCAAACCCCGACTTCAATCCACAATTATACCAACTGGTTGAGCAGGGACGGCAAAGAAACATGCCAAAAGCTTCCATTGAAGCTGCCGTTAAAGGAGCG gataaaTCTAAACCCACGTCCTTTGCCTTGTATCAAGCTAGAGGACCTGGTGGATGTTCCTTAATTATTGAGCTCCTGACTGATAACACCAGTCGCTCTTTTGCAGATCTCAAGCTCCTGCTTAATAAAAATGG AGGAACTCACACTGATGCGCTACATTGCTTTAACAAAAAGGGTGTAGTGACCGTCCAGACCCAAAACAGAGATGGGAAACCTGTGCAGATGGAGCAGGCGCTGGACCTGGCCATACAAGCAGGAGCTGAGGATGTGGAAGAGAtgcaggacgaggaggaggagaaagatgtGTACAAG TATATCTGTGATTCATCCGCTTTACGAGATGTCCGCAACCAGCTGATCGCCTTAGGATTAGTGCCAATCTCTTCCGGGCCGGAGTACCTGCCCAATATCACTGTACAACTCTCAGACACTGACAAAGAAAGGGTCTTCAAACTTTTGGAATTGATTAAAGACCAGCCAGATGTCATGCGGGTCTATGACAATATAGAATAA